In Methanooceanicella nereidis, a single window of DNA contains:
- a CDS encoding 7-carboxy-7-deazaguanine synthase QueE, translating to MRSPVREIFVSVQGEGPYAGYRQIFVRFPKCNLECLYCDTPKEWDMSNKCMIQITPGVNEFKEFDNPLSNDQVLEIIKYYNKIHSVSLTGGEPLLYARFIKELKYSRYPLYLESNMTLPEGAKEIKDIIKYVAGDFKLKTHCDFKGQYEKVFNDTARSFSILRKSSFRDCFCKMIITKDDEKENMLHALDQIKGCLSTLILQPVTPAEKISEPVPVKKVMEFQEAAMDVIEDVRVIPQTHKMWGCL from the coding sequence ATGAGGTCGCCCGTAAGAGAAATATTCGTGAGCGTGCAGGGAGAAGGCCCTTATGCAGGATACAGGCAGATATTCGTAAGGTTCCCTAAATGCAATCTTGAATGCCTGTACTGCGATACGCCAAAGGAATGGGATATGTCGAATAAGTGTATGATCCAGATCACCCCGGGAGTAAATGAGTTTAAAGAGTTCGATAACCCGTTATCGAACGATCAGGTGCTGGAGATCATCAAGTATTACAATAAGATACATTCAGTATCATTGACAGGTGGGGAGCCCCTGCTTTACGCACGCTTCATAAAAGAGTTGAAATATTCAAGGTATCCCCTGTATCTTGAGTCAAATATGACGCTGCCTGAAGGAGCGAAGGAGATCAAGGACATTATCAAGTATGTCGCCGGTGACTTTAAGCTAAAGACACACTGCGACTTCAAGGGGCAATACGAGAAGGTGTTTAACGATACTGCAAGGTCTTTCAGCATATTGAGAAAATCAAGCTTCAGGGATTGCTTCTGCAAGATGATAATCACTAAAGACGATGAGAAGGAAAACATGCTGCATGCCCTGGACCAGATAAAAGGATGTTTATCCACGTTGATATTACAGCCGGTGACGCCTGCGGAGAAAATATCCGAACCGGTGCCGGTGAAAAAGGTCATGGAATTCCAGGAAGCTGCGATGGACGTAATAGAGGATGTAAGAGTAATACCTCAGACCCACAAGATGTGGGGGTGTTTATAA
- a CDS encoding 6-pyruvoyl trahydropterin synthase family protein has translation MKLGVIEYIDSAHYLPGHETCGCTHGHTYKVEMIISGEKSGKGMVMDFYEMKKTLKRVLSEYDHRCLNDIIEYPSVENLCESVYSKLRAEIPFPFSLRIWEGKGKWCEIDEKGI, from the coding sequence ATGAAGTTAGGTGTAATCGAGTACATAGACAGCGCTCATTATTTACCCGGCCACGAGACATGCGGATGCACGCATGGCCATACGTATAAAGTCGAAATGATAATAAGCGGCGAAAAGAGCGGCAAGGGTATGGTAATGGATTTTTATGAAATGAAAAAGACGTTGAAGAGAGTCTTAAGCGAATACGATCACAGGTGCCTTAACGACATCATAGAGTACCCGAGCGTCGAGAACCTGTGCGAATCAGTATACTCTAAATTACGTGCTGAGATACCTTTTCCGTTCTCATTGAGGATATGGGAAGGAAAAGGCAAATGGTGCGAGATAGATGAAAAAGGCATTTAG
- a CDS encoding phosphate signaling complex PhoU family protein, with the protein MPKTMLKKDIETLRSSVSDMMSLAEEMISDSIRSLYDHDMDMANSVIGRNDRLKSLERDIDDMCIELLKEGMKKAQLREVASAYKFVIDLESIGYHSMMLANVTLALSNKPLTGSVIEVSRMSEMALDMLRICNKAYRNGSRIDLDKVFGYDREIEKLNNDIFLRTLCSALHEPETLTNSIYMIMASRELERIGDHISDLARRVDYIQTGKLADRMMHIHIPEQTI; encoded by the coding sequence ATGCCTAAAACCATGCTAAAGAAAGACATTGAAACGCTAAGATCGTCGGTCAGCGATATGATGAGCCTGGCGGAGGAAATGATATCAGATTCGATACGCTCATTATACGACCATGATATGGACATGGCGAACAGCGTCATCGGCAGGAATGACAGGTTAAAAAGCCTCGAAAGGGACATCGATGACATGTGCATTGAATTATTGAAAGAGGGCATGAAGAAAGCGCAGCTTAGAGAAGTCGCCTCCGCATACAAATTTGTGATCGACCTCGAAAGTATAGGATATCATTCTATGATGCTGGCCAATGTAACCCTCGCATTATCAAATAAGCCTCTGACCGGGTCTGTGATCGAAGTGAGCAGAATGTCGGAAATGGCACTGGATATGTTGAGGATCTGCAATAAGGCATACAGGAACGGATCGCGCATAGATCTCGATAAGGTCTTCGGCTACGACCGGGAAATAGAAAAGCTGAACAACGATATTTTTCTGCGAACGCTCTGCTCGGCCCTGCATGAGCCGGAGACGCTGACTAACAGTATCTATATGATCATGGCCTCAAGAGAACTGGAGAGAATAGGCGACCATATTAGTGATCTTGCAAGACGCGTTGACTATATCCAGACCGGGAAGCTGGCTGACAGGATGATGCATATCCATATCCCTGAACAAACCATTTAA
- a CDS encoding HAD family hydrolase, whose amino-acid sequence MEIKAVISDIYTTLIDIKTNEKDSTPYKQLASYLKYHGIYLSADELKWFFFEKKALQKRYSDHEYPEVDYRRIWYEILKENQYDYTGPDINNSSIVSDLVKLHRALTTEKIKLYKEVYKTLDSLKGRYRMGIVSDSQIDHAYPELKMLGINRFFDIIIVSAEFGFRKPDIRLFTECLGRLSVKPSESVYIGNDTFRDIKGAKNAGMKTILIMTRHGDKDITIDKPDYIIDRIDEIYDVLNDLSYR is encoded by the coding sequence GTGGAGATCAAAGCAGTCATATCTGACATATATACCACTCTTATCGATATAAAAACGAACGAAAAGGATAGCACTCCATATAAGCAGCTCGCCTCATATCTAAAATACCATGGCATATACCTATCCGCTGACGAGCTCAAGTGGTTCTTTTTTGAAAAGAAAGCCCTTCAAAAGAGATACAGCGACCATGAGTACCCTGAAGTGGACTACAGGCGCATATGGTATGAGATATTGAAAGAAAACCAGTATGACTATACGGGCCCCGACATTAACAACTCTTCGATAGTCAGCGACCTGGTAAAGCTCCACAGGGCGCTCACTACCGAGAAAATAAAACTCTATAAAGAGGTGTATAAAACCCTGGACAGCCTTAAAGGACGGTACAGGATGGGAATAGTATCGGATTCTCAGATCGACCATGCTTACCCGGAGCTTAAGATGCTGGGCATAAACCGGTTTTTTGACATCATCATAGTTTCTGCAGAGTTCGGGTTCCGGAAGCCGGACATAAGGCTCTTTACGGAATGCCTTGGCAGATTATCGGTAAAACCTTCTGAATCGGTCTATATCGGTAACGATACTTTCCGGGACATAAAAGGTGCCAAAAACGCGGGCATGAAAACCATACTGATAATGACCAGGCACGGCGACAAGGACATAACCATT